GTCGCCGGAATATTCCTTGTAGACGGCGACCTGATGCGCGCCGAAGATCTCGCTCTTCATCACCTCGGAGAAGCCGAGGATCGCGTTCAGCGGCGTACGCAGCTCGTGGCTCATCTGCGCGAGGAAGCGCGACTTGGCGACGTTGGCGGATTCGGCGCGGTGCCGCGCCTCGTCCGAGATCGCCTTGGCCTGTTCCAGTTCGCCGATCAGCGCGTCCTTCTCCGCGCGGGCTTCCAGCGTTGCGAAAGTCGAGGAATGCAGCCGGTGCGCCAGGAGCACGAAATAGCCTTCGGCGGCCAGCGACAGCGCCGCCAGGATGTAATTGTCCAGCGAGCCGCTCATCGCAAAGCTCAGCGCCATCGCGACCGCGACGGGCGCGGTGGCCGCAAGCGCTGCAATCGGCAAATTGGCCGCCAGCATGCTCGATACTGCGATCACCAGCAGCATCAGGAACATCATCAGCGTTTCCGTGACGACGTCGAGCACGGGATGGATCAGGATCGCCATCCAGCACAGGCCGTAGAGCAGGTCGAGCACGACGAATCGCGTGCGCCATTTGCGCGTGACGGCGGGCAATGCCGGCTCGGCGAGATGGCGGCGGCAGCTCCGGATCATGGCGGCGTGGATGCAGAGCATGCCGACGGTCCAGAGCGCCGCCGGAACCGGCTGCATCCAGAGCCCGAACAACAGACCGGTCGCGACCACCAGCAGCATCACGACGTAGGACGCCGACAGCCGTGTCTGCGCATATTGGCGCAGCATTTCGCTGTCGAAGGCGGGCCGTGTTCCGCTGGTCGACGTCAACTTGTCGCGCGCCTCGCGCACCCGCTGCGCCGCAGCCCGGCGATTGCTCGCCGATGGCACGCTCGCCGGCTCGGCCGGAAGCTGCACGACCTCGGGCTTTTCAGCGGGGTTACTCATCAAGCAACACGAATTCCTGCCCACGTCGACGCGGGCCTTCTGCATTCTCTATCTCTGGCAACAAATCCTTAAGAGCTGACTTAAGGAGCTAAAGAATTGCGTTAACGGGGAGTTAATTCGACATATCGAAGTGCGGCGAACGGCCGCCTCA
This region of Bradyrhizobium sp. CCGUVB1N3 genomic DNA includes:
- a CDS encoding HAMP domain-containing sensor histidine kinase — translated: MSNPAEKPEVVQLPAEPASVPSASNRRAAAQRVREARDKLTSTSGTRPAFDSEMLRQYAQTRLSASYVVMLLVVATGLLFGLWMQPVPAALWTVGMLCIHAAMIRSCRRHLAEPALPAVTRKWRTRFVVLDLLYGLCWMAILIHPVLDVVTETLMMFLMLLVIAVSSMLAANLPIAALAATAPVAVAMALSFAMSGSLDNYILAALSLAAEGYFVLLAHRLHSSTFATLEARAEKDALIGELEQAKAISDEARHRAESANVAKSRFLAQMSHELRTPLNAILGFSEVMKSEIFGAHQVAVYKEYSGDIHNSGVHLLNLINEILDLSRIEAGRYELNEEAVSLVGIVADCHHLMKLRASSRGITIHEVYEQAMPRLWADERAIRQVVLNLLSNSIKFTPQGGEIWLKVGWTASGGQYLSVKDTGSGIPEDEIPVVLASFGQGSNSIKSAEQGAGLGLPIAKNLIDLHGGTFTLKSKLRIGTEVIVTLPPERVMSALAPMTEEAPPLQPDSSGVTDEKRRPRHKPIMSAGTGS